The Leishmania mexicana MHOM/GT/2001/U1103 complete genome, chromosome 6 genome includes a region encoding these proteins:
- a CDS encoding putative glutamine synthetase, with product MSSSNNQTVRVTYIWLSGKDSHHDIRSKDRTMYLSQENVAKHPKELLANGVFPVWNFDGSSTGQAKGLDTEILLKPVNAFPCCLPRTSSKIPWILVLAECYLPSGKPTRDNSRATARETFEQCPEEHPWFGLEQEYFIMGCDGRPYGWPAHGFPAPKGAYYCSTGSKSAWGRKFCDQHYEVCLEMGLNISGTNAEVTPGQWEFQVGPCEGLEMGDQLTVARWVLLRLLEEEGLDADYHAKPIQGDWNGSGLHTNFSTESTRAENGLEVIHQYIDRLSKTVSKDIIFYGSENNKRLTGTHETSKVSEFSAGVGTRCTSIRIPNAVASEGKGYMEDRRPAGDADPYLVTSRLFASCIGLETPSLDLASPTHERDWMRNAFK from the coding sequence ATGTCCTCGTCAAATAATCAGACCGTGCGTGTCACTTACATCTGGCTCTCCGGCAAAGATTCACACCATGATATTCGCAGCAAGGACCGAACGATGTACTTGTCTCAGGAGAATGTTGCAAAGCACCCGAAGGAGCTGCTTGCCAATGGCGTTTTCCCGGTCTGGAATTTCGACGGCTCTTCCACTGGTCAGGCGAAGGGGCTAGACACTGAAATTCTGCTGAAGCCTGTTAATGCGTTTCCGTGCTGCCTCCCAAGGACTTCGTCAAAGATTCCGTGGATCTTGGTGCTCGCCGAGTGCTACCTTCCTAGCGGCAAGCCGACAAGGGACAATTCTCGCGCCACAGCTCGCGAAACATTCGAGCAGTGCCCCGAGGAACATCCGTGGTTTGGCCTGGAGCAGGAATACTTCATCATGGGATGTGATGGGCGCCCTTATGGATGGCCTGCTCACGGATTTCCCGCCCCGAAGGGGGCGTATTACTGCAGCACCGGGTCAAAGTCAGCGTGGGGTCGCAAGTTCTGCGACCAACACTACGAGGTGTGCCTCGAGATGGGGCTGAATATATCAGGGACGAATGCGGAGGTGACTCCTGGACAGTGGGAGTTCCAGGTAGGCCCGTGCGAAGGCCTCGAGATGGGAGATCAGCTGACTGTTGCGCGCTGGGTGCTTTTGCGTCTTCTGGAAGAGGAGGGTCTGGATGCGGACTATCACGCAAAACCGATTCAGGGTGACTGGAATGGAAGCGGCCTGCATACAAACTTCTCGACTGAATCGACCCGCGCTGAAAACGGCCTCGAGGTTATTCATCAGTATATCGACCGCCTCAGCAAGACTGTTAGCAAAGATATTATATTTTATGGATCCGAGAACAACAAGCGGCTTACGGGCACGCACGAGACATCGAAGGTATCAGAGTTCAGCGCTGGGGTGGGTACCCGCTGTACCTCGATTCGCATCCCCAACGCGGTCGCCAGTGAGGGGAAGGGATATATGGAGGATCGCCGGCCTGCCGGTGATGCCGACCCGTACTTGGTGACCTCGCGTCTTTTTGCCTCGTGCATCGGTTTGGAGACACCGTCTCTCGATCTGGCGTCTCCGACACACGAGAGGGATTGGATGCGCAATGCCTTCAAGTAA
- a CDS encoding oligopeptidase B-like protein: MAGLFPWVPTSNLGYSLSRRLVNKWCPQLRSSYPLPMLDGPLPTEKPEGLEIHGETQKPDPFRYMEDLFDRNTQDYTKKEMQHFSLISSKFDFRHSKGRLWAELDAKVVVSNREGGYDKGEERIGDYVYFTRVVPGNDSNAIGFYRKRFGEVDLLAEELINPLSLQQHFGYKDCSIGVCRVSEDARYLAYTLSVEGGDRYLCHIRSVDNASLFHVIRGTNIVSIEFGSGNQFFYTESNELNRPHRVMMQEIRPGILEPPVEIYRDDDEQFFVDVRKTKDNKYVTITSDSKVNGNALVVPASFPLIPTPLKSFFKEGKPVEIAGKSGWNWLDHYNGNFVMVTSDKGPNYRVVYIRDEVALAYGKEAEWKELVPHRDNVQIDDVDLFHGRIILHESHVAFERIQHIRVIKCDGGLDTAAQTPRSEDVVLHFPPLSTVTPGLNKNFRQKAMSFIYSSLIQPPRDCVFNFDSDITSSQARLCASEALFTQRQSEHFTPWDYMWPYSIYRDVCVSEDGTEIPITICQRRDAFIQEATDFEAQPNTPKPCLIYVYGSYGEVPSMHFQLAPYMWMLRRRWTVAFAHVRGGGELPNWAQLGKGENKIKSIQDFIACCEHMVDMGYTKPELMVAAGASAGCVPIAAAMNMRGCGLFGNVLMRAPFLDIINTMIDPDLPLSLAEREDWGDPLNNKRDLDLLKQYDPYYNVNDRVTYPGMMISVCLDDDRVPPWNALKYVAKLRQQRTRKDVDPVARPLVLRMRASGGHYFWGETENICEELAFLCSQLDLEGPGKTLNDMDVMTHMHNLTATGAMDHDDQQKVFLKWDNWERERIDYHVKLNSFNWEPNFRKVKAQKEPFFWVPTDSELDQKKVDELFRAKERDARESVRSGAKPGSFGKATGRNLYQEEQRGKP, encoded by the coding sequence ATGGCTGGACTTTTTCCGTGGGTGCCGACGTCGAATCTAGGTTACTCTTTATCGCGTAGGTTGGTGAACAAATGGTGCCCGCAACTCCGCAGTTCGTATCCGCTTCCTATGCTGGACGGACCGCTCCCCACCGAGAAGCCTGAGGGTCTTGAGATACATGGCGAGACCCAGAAACCGGACCCGTTCCGCTACATGGAAGACTTGTTCGACCGGAACACTCAAGACTATACAAAAAAGGAGATGCAGCACTTCTCCCTGATTAGCAGCAAGTTTGACTTTCGACATTCGAAGGGTCGTTTGTGGGCGGAGCTTGATGccaaggtggtggtgagcaACCGTGAGGGCGGGTACGACAAGGGCGAGGAACGCATCGGTGACTACGTGTACTTTACCCGTGTCGTACCCGGGAACGACTCGAATGCGATAGGGTTTTACCGGAAGCGATTTGGGGAAGTGGATCTCCTGGCAGAGGAACTCATCaaccctctctccctccagcAGCACTTCGGCTACAAGGACTGTTCCATTGGTGTCTGCCGCGTCTCAGAAGACGCCCGCTACCTCGCATACACCCTTTCGGTGGAGGGTGGCGACAGGTACTTGTGCCACATTCGCAGTGTTGACAACGCCAGTCTGTTTCACGTGATTCGCGGGACGAACATCGTGAGCATCGAGTTTGGCTCCGGCAACCAGTTTTTCTACACCGAGTCGAACGAGTTGAACCGGCCTCACCGCGTCATGATGCAGGAAATACGACCCGGGATATTAGAGCCACCGGTGGAGATTTAccgtgacgacgacgagcagTTTTTCGTCGATGTGCGAAAGACGAAGGATAACAAGTACGTCACGATAACCTCGGACTCGAAGGTGAACGGCAACGCGCTAGTCGTGCCCGCGTCCTTTCCTCTTATTCCGACCCCTCTCAAGTCCTTCTTCAAGGAGGGCAAGCCGGTCGAGATTGCAGGGAAGTCAGGGTGGAACTGGCTGGATCACTACAACGGCAACTTTGTCATGGTGACATCCGACAAGGGACCGAACTACCGTGTGGTGTACATTCgcgacgaggtggcgctggcgtatgggaaggaggcggagtggAAAGAGCTTGTGCCGCACCGCGACAACGTGCAAATCGATGACGTTGACCTCTTCCACGGTCGCATAATCCTTCACGAGTCGCACGTCGCCTTCGAGCGCATTCAGCACATCCGCGTCATCAAGTGCGACGGCGGCCtcgacaccgctgcgcagACGCCACGGAGCGAGGACGTGGTGCTGCACTTTCCCCCGCTGAGCACAGTGACTCCAGGCCTGAACAAGAACTTTAGACAGAAGGCAATGAGCTTCATCTACAGCAGCCTGATTCAGCCGCCGCGCGACTGCGTCTTCAACTTCGACTCGGACATCACATCTAGCCAGGCGAGGCTGTGCGCGTCTGAGGCGCTGTTCACACAACGCCAGTCAGAGCACTTCACGCCGTGGGATTACATGTGGCCCTACAGCATCTACCGCGATGTCTGCGTCTCGGAAGACGGGACGGAGATCCCAATCACGATATGCCAGCGCCGTGACGCATTCATTCAGGAAGCGACGGACTTTGAGGCGCAGCCCAACACGCCCAAGCCCTGCCTCATCTACGTGTACGGCTCCTACGGCGAAGTTCCGTCGATGCACTTCCAACTGGCCCCGTACATGTGGATGCTGCGGCGACGTTGGACCGTTGCCTTCGCGCacgtccgcggcggcggcgagttGCCCAACTGGGCACAGctggggaagggagagaacaAAATCAAATCTATCCAGGACTTCATCGCGTGCTGCGAGCACATGGTGGACATGGGTTACACAAAGCCGGAGCTGATGGTGGCTGCGGGGGCCAGCGCCGGCTGTGTACCGATTGCGGCAGCGATGAACATGCGCGGGTGTGGGCTGTTCGGCAATGTACTGATGCGGGCGCCGTTCCTGGACATCATTAACACCATGATAGATCCCGACCTCCCGCTTTCACTCGCCGAGCGCGAGGACTGGGGTGACCCGCTCAACAACAAGAGAGACCTGGACCTGCTGAAGCAGTACGACCCATACTACAACGTGAACGACCGTGTGACGTACCCTGGAATGATGATATCAGTGTGCCTCGATGACGACCGTGTTCCGCCTTGGAACGCGCTCAAGTACGTGGCaaagctgcggcagcagcgcacccgcAAGGACGTGGACCCGGTCGCTCgcccgctggtgctgcgcatGCGGGCAAGCGGCGGCCACTACTTCTGGGGCGAGACAGAGAACATCTGCGAGGAGCTTGCGTTTCTGTGTTCACAGTTGGACCTCGAGGGTCCTGGCAAGACGCTTAACGACATGGATGTCATGACCCACATGCACAACCTTACCGCCACCGGTGCCATGGATCACGACGACCAGCAAAAGGTGTTCCTGAAATGGGATAactgggagagggagcgtaTCGACTACCATGTGAAGCTGAACTCCTTCAATTGGGAGCCGAACTTCCGCAAGGTGAAGGCTCAGAAGGAGCCGTTCTTCTGGGTGCCGACGGACTCGGAGCTTGACCAGAAGAAAGTGGACGAACTTTTTCGCGCAAAGGAACGCGACGCCCGAGAGAGCGTTCGCTCTGGGGCGAAGCCAGGGAGCTTTGGCAAGGCAACCGGTCGCAACCTCTATcaagaggagcagcgcggGAAGCCGTAG
- a CDS encoding putative pteridine transporter yields MAANYREDREKDNEFNSRLRVNLSAIDDIDNVNQAHDKPGEGVGEDGDYVHPDARALFAKMSCLERVPIFGKSCQGYGPRCTLSLGFVYFLNKGVGFSLINYACFSMFTSRFGVSGVRYQRLASIAKLGFSIKAFAAMMSDSVAIFAYTKRWYCTAACIVGAGLTVGYGSLPEKESSADIAAGFIFLTSFCVANVDILSEGHYSRLMRRRPASGPSLISWIWWFILLANIVGAVIQGPLSDKKIPQVGLFIAAGTQLLSAVFFIWNWYGEGTNREEQMADTLTLKRELKRALREHQLASSLRATESGKEEDGKADSGLEKPVSAEAAACYYAEGDLNSDFALDTVHDGGETAEDEVPALNIVSCCGGIIEINRGVCMRNWRIFVYSLLMACSVITMMCVTVLGTRWQLLYSCIAVVLACGVCAFWALPFLIAKVSIYFFSYAFLYLQLPGALDSFYMASKECYPEGPHFSYVFYNTISAVIGNLAGIVAVAAFPYLFSKHSLRFTLMFTYFIQVLASAFDIIMVKRWNLYIGIPDHAMYLFGDAIVYEVSYYLAWMPTVILLSRICPRGSESMVYALVAGFGNLGASMSNTVGSLLMEFKWPITTKGTCDFSNVPMLLLVGHVLLPMLIVPLSFVLVPAARICDDIDVNGNTINQKAQSLHRKQRREAGEPINKLSP; encoded by the coding sequence ATGGCAGCCAACTACCGAGAGGACCGCGAGAAGGACAATGAGTTTaacagccgccttcgcgtAAACCTCTCTGCGATCGATGACATCGACAATGTGAATCAGGCTCACGACAAACCCGGCGAGGGTGTCGGGGAGGACGGCGACTACGTCCACCCCGATGCACGTGCGCTGTTCGCAAAGATGTCGTGCCTGGAGCGCGTCCCGATCTTTGGCAAGAGTTGCCAGGGCTACGGCCCTCGATGCACCTTGTCTCTGGGCTTCGTGTACTTCCTGAATAAGGGTGTCGGGTTCAGCCTGATCAACTACGCGTGCTTCTCTATGTTCACTTCCCGCTTCGGGGTGTCGGGGGTGCGTTACCAGCGCCTGGCCAGCATTGCCAAGCTGGGCTTCTCCATCAAGGCCTTTGCCGCCATGATGTCCGACTCGGTGGCGATTTTCGCCTACACGAAGCGCTGGTACTGCACGGCGGCCTGCATCGTTGGGGCCGGCCTCACTGTAGGGTACGGCTCTCTCCCGGAGAAGGAGTCCAGTGCTGACATCGCGGCCGGGTTCATCTTTCTCACGAGCTTCTGCGTCGCGAACGTGGATATTCTCTCCGAGGGTCACTACAGCCGCCTCATGCGCCGTCGCCCCGCGTCGGGGCCCTCCCTCATCAGCTGGATCTGGTGGTTTATCCTGTTAGCGAACATCGTCGGTGCCGTTATCCAGGGTCCGCTTTCGGACAAGAAGATACCGCAAGTGGGCCTGTTCATTGCCGCTGGGACGCAGCTTCTCAGCGCTGTCTTCTTTATATGGAACTGGTATGGCGAGGGGACGAACCGCGAGGAGCAGATGGCAGATACCCTGACACTGAAGAGAGAACTGAAACGCGCGCTGCGGGAGCACCAGCTGGCGTCGTCGCTCCGGGCCACGGAGAGcggcaaggaggaggacggcaaGGCGGACTCCGGACTCGAGAAGCCCGtgtcggcggaggcggctgcttGCTACTACGCTGAGGGGGATCTGAACAGCGACTTCGCGCTTGACACGGTGCACGACGGCGGGGAAACGGCCGAGGACGAGGTCCCCGCGCTGAACATtgtgagctgctgcggcggcatcatcGAGATCAACAGAGGCGTCTGCATGCGAAACTGGCGCATCTTTGTGTACAGCTTACTGATGGCGTGCTCGGTGATCACCATGATGTGCGTCACCGTCCTGGGCACGCGCTGGCAACTGCTGTACTCCTGCATTGCAGTGGTGTTGGCGTGTGGGGTTTGCGCCTTCTGGGCCCTGCCGTTTCTCATCGCCAAGGTGAGCATATACTTCTTCAGCTACGCCTTCCTGTACCTGCAGCTGCCCGGCGCCCTGGACAGCTTCTACATGGCGTCGAAGGAGTGCTACCCGGAGGGCCCGCACTTCTCATACGTCTTCTACAACACGATCAGCGCCGTTATTGGCAACCTGGCTGGTATCGTGGCTGTCGCTGCGTTCCCTTACCTTTTCTCGAAGCACAGCCTCCGCTTCACGCTCATGTTCACGTACTTCATCCAGGTGCTCGCCTCCGCTTTCGACATCATCATGGTGAAGCGCTGGAACCTATACATTGGTATCCCGGACCACGCCATGTACCTCTTCGGCGACGCCATTGTATACGAGGTGAGCTACTACCTCGCCTGGATGCCAACGGTGATATTGCTCTCCCGCATCTGCCCACGCGGCTCCGAGAGCATGGTGTACGCGTTGGTCGCCGGCTTCGGGAACCTGGGCGCCTCCATGTCGAACACGGTGGGGTCCCTGCTGATGGAGTTTAAGTGGCCCATTACGACGAAGGGCACGTGCGACTTTTCGAATGTGCCGATGCTGCTCTTGGTAGGTCACGTCCTGCTGCCGATGCTGATTGTGCCGCTGAGCTTTGTGTTGGTGCCGGCCGCGCGCATCTGCGACGACATCGACGTCAACGGCAACACCATCAATCAAAAGGCGCAGTCGCTTCAccgcaagcagcgccgcgaggcCGGGGAGCCAATCAACAAGTTGTCTCCATAA
- a CDS encoding NAD(p)-dependent steroid dehydrogenase-like protein — protein sequence MLVERGAEKVVCFDIVPKEKAIGVWEHPAIEYVVGDITSYSDISAAIKGSDCVWHLAAAVGPFHPHDLYRRVNYGGTVNVIRACKEHGVKKMIFSSSPSTRFNGSLFHRPNVDGLTEDEMPKLPLERYMQMYAQTKAEGEMAMWESIDDDFWSIAVAPHQVYGPRDNLFLPNMLEAAGTGKLRVFGKGDNRVCFTHVDNYCHGLIIAEKQLYKNSPYLGRFYIVTDADTHPEPAAYCIFWKELDKAIVGMGFLSIMKKVHYPFWFLYIAGLFAELAGWVMGTTFKLNVFNVFVLTMNRWFRVDAAKHDLGFQPIIPFGDGWNDTIEWFKVNWLPKFNKEDRSSIAGISSGSQQKINIQARKDK from the coding sequence ATGCTGGTGGAACGAGGAGCCGAGAAGGTAGTGTGCTTTGATATAGTTCCAAAAGAAAAGGCTATTGGTGTCTGGGAACACCCGGCTATCGAATACGTTGTTGGGGATATCACATCCTACTCTGATATTTCGGCAGCCATAAAGGGGAGTGACTGCGTTTGGCACcttgcagctgctgtgggcCCTTTTCACCCGCACGACTTGTACAGGCGTGTTAATTATGGGGGCACGGTGAACGTGATCCGCGCGTGCAAGGAGCACGGTGTGAAGAAGATGATTTTCAGCTCGTCGCCTTCAACTCGGTTCAACGGTAGTCTCTTCCACCGCCCGAACGTCGACGGTCTCACGGAGGATGAAATGCCGAAGCTGCCGCTTGAGCGTTACATGCAAATGTATGCACAGACAAAGGCGGAGGGCGAAATGGCGATGTGGGAGTCCATCGACGACGACTTCTGGTCTATTGCGGTCGCTCCGCATCAGGTGTATGGCCCACGCGACAACCTGTTTTTGCCCAACATGCTGGAAGCTGCGGGTACAGGCAAACTGCGCGTCTTCGGCAAAGGCGACAACCGCGTCTGCTTCACCCACGTTGACAACTACTGTCATGGCCTCATCATTGCGGAGAAGCAGTTGTACAAGAACTCGCCGTACCTTGGACGGTTTTACATTGTGACCGATGCTGACACGCATCCTGAGCCGGCGGCGTACTGCATTTTCTGGAAGGAGCTCGACAAGGCTATCGTGGGGATGGGGTTTCTGTCCATCATGAAGAAAGTTCACTACCCGTTCTGGTTCCTCTACATTGCAGGGCTTTTCGCAGAACTGGCGGGGTGGGTGATGGGGACAACGTTCAAGCTCAACGTTTTCAACGTCTTTGTTCTCACGATGAATCGCTGGTTTCGGGTCGACGCGGCCAAGCACGATCTCGGGTTTCAGCCCATCATTCCTTTTGGGGATGGGTGGAACGATACGATCGAATGGTTCAAGGTGAATTGGTTGCCTAAGTTCAACAAGGAGGATCGCTCCTCTATAGCTGGCATTTCTTCGGGATCGCAGCAGAAGATCAACATCCAGGCCCGGAAGGATAAGTAA